One window of Medicago truncatula cultivar Jemalong A17 chromosome 2, MtrunA17r5.0-ANR, whole genome shotgun sequence genomic DNA carries:
- the LOC25486951 gene encoding thiosulfate/3-mercaptopyruvate sulfurtransferase 2, translating to MASSLFTKILLRPRSIHTSSFFSHNPPILSSFFNKRLFSIRAVPTSTAVNTKSTGWSPCMASSIVSRTATYSTRSAPSNEPVVSVDWLYDNLKEPAIKVVDASWYMPDEQRNPIQEYQVAHIPGALFFDVDGIADRTTNLPHMLPSEEAFAAAVSALGIQNKDDLVVYDGKGIFSAARVWWMFRVFGHDRVWVLDGGLPRWRASGYDVESSASSDAILKASAASEAIEKVYQGQAVGPITFETKFQPQLVWNLEQVTKNIEEKSHQHVDARGKPRFDGIAPEPRKGIRSGHVPGSKCIPFSQMLDGSQTLLPADDLKKRFDQEGISLESPVVTSCGTGVTACILALGLHRLGKTDVPVYDGSWTEWGAHPDTPVDTAKQTQ from the exons ATGGCTTCGTCCCTTTTCACAAAGATTCTTTTACGCCCTCGCTCGATTCAcacttcttcctttttctctcacAACCCACcaattctctcttctttcttcaat AAGCGGCTGTTCTCTATACGAGCTGTTCCAACCTCTACAGCCGTAAATACCAAGTCGACTGGTTGGTCTCCTTGTATGGCTTCGTCAATAGTTAGCAGAACAGCTACATATTCAACACGGTCTGCACCTTCAAATGAGCCAGTTGTTTCTGTGGATTGGCTTTATGATAACCTGAAGGAGCCTGCTATTAAG GTGGTGGATGCATCCTGGTACATGCCAGATGAGCAGAGGAATCCAATTCAGGAGTATCAG GTTGCTCACATTCCTGGGGCCCTTTTCTTTGATGTAGATGGAATAGCAGATCGAACTACAAAT TTGCCACACATGTTGCCATCAGAGGAAGCTTTTGCTGCTGCTGTTTCTGCTCTTGGCATACAGAACAAAGACGACTTAGTTGTTTATGATGGCAAGGGAATATTTAGTGCAGCTCGTGTTTGGTG GATGTTCCGAGTGTTTGGGCATGACAGAGTTTGGGTCTTAGATGGTGGCCTGCCAAGATGGCGTGCATCTGGTTATGATGTTGAATCTAGTGCTTCAAGTGATGCTATTCTTAAAGCCAGTGCTGCAAGTGAGGCAATAGAGAAAGTATATCAGGGACAAGCA gtTGGTCCAATCACATTTGAGACTAAATTTCAGCCACAACTTGTTTGGAACCTGGAACAG GTAACAAAAAATATAGAGGAAAAATCTCACCAACACGTAGATGCTCGAGGAAAACCCAG GTTTGATGGAATTGCACCAGAGCCCAGAAAGGGAATCAGAAGTGGTCATGTACCTGGCAGCAAATGCATTCCCTTTTCCCAG ATGTTAGATGGTTCACAGACATTGTTACCAGCAGACGATCTTAAGAAGCGGTTTGATCAAGAAG GTATCTCTTTGGAAAGCCCGGTTGTGACTTCGTGTGGAACTGGAGTAACTGCATGCATTCTTGCACTG gGTCTTCATCGTCTTGGAAAGACCGATGTTCCGGTTTATGATGGATCATGGACTGAATGGGGAGCACATCCTGATACACCCGTTGACACCGCCAAACAAACGCAATAG
- the LOC112419414 gene encoding UPF0329 protein ECU05_1680/ECU11_0050-like, translating to MEEEKRNVTADDKNKKQKTKEAKGKEKKQHIKMSKRKKQENEEQLEEERKEEAKSKEKNEGSSDEENAKQRLRHKTSIPKVKKTKELESLPSFSIGLTQMEEEGMNVTDDNDASTNWRSGFSLCMLRCESQEPKISIPEQLERRDIEHEEWRRDCVQEDV from the exons ATGGAAGAGGAGAAAAGGAATGTCACTGCTGATGATAAAAATAAgaagcaaaaaacaaaagaggCTAAgggcaaagaaaaaaaacagcacATAAAGATgagtaaaagaaagaaacaagagAATGAAGAACAATTGGAGGAGGAGCGAAAAGAAGAGGCTAAAAGCAAAGAAAAGAATGAAGGAAGTTCAGATGAGGAAAATGCAAAGCAAAGACTGAGACATAAGACTAGTATACCTAAG GTGAAAAAAACTAAAGAGCTAGAGTCATTGCCATCATTCAGTATTGGACTAACACAGATGGAAGAGGAGGGCATGAATGTCACTGATG ATAATGACGCCAGCACTAATTGGAGATCCGGGTTTTCATTATGTATGCTTCGTTGTGAATCTCAAGAGCCAAAAATTTCAATTCCTGAACAGCTTGAAAGGAGAGACATTGAACATGAAGAATGGCGAAGAGATTGTGTACAAGAAGATGTTTGA